The following coding sequences are from one Methanocorpusculum vombati window:
- the trmY gene encoding tRNA (pseudouridine(54)-N(1))-methyltransferase TrmY, with protein sequence MLRFAILGHKATTSPDFSLNDMPGGAGRMDVLCRCINSSFFLSHDLRRNTECYLILEGAEPHKTLRFSGETIRSLNPDERSAGALIKKGLSTPAEPEFRKAADGIAIRSGGLAELLQEFSFAVLDENGKDIRDAETLPENFILSDHMNFTEDEEALLKDLPRYSVGPRVLHADHTITVILNEFDRRERS encoded by the coding sequence ATGCTCCGGTTTGCAATCCTCGGCCATAAGGCCACAACATCTCCAGACTTTTCCTTAAACGACATGCCGGGAGGTGCAGGAAGAATGGATGTTTTATGCCGCTGCATCAACAGCTCCTTCTTCCTCAGTCACGATCTCCGCCGCAATACAGAATGCTATCTGATCCTCGAGGGAGCCGAGCCGCACAAGACGCTCCGGTTCTCCGGCGAAACGATCCGGTCGCTGAACCCTGATGAGCGGAGTGCTGGCGCACTGATTAAGAAAGGATTGAGTACTCCTGCAGAACCGGAGTTCCGGAAAGCCGCCGATGGAATTGCAATCCGATCAGGAGGGCTTGCGGAGCTTTTACAGGAGTTTTCGTTTGCGGTTCTTGATGAGAACGGCAAAGACATCCGCGATGCAGAGACATTACCGGAGAATTTTATCCTGAGCGATCACATGAACTTCACCGAGGACGAAGAAGCATTACTCAAAGATCTTCCACGTTACTCGGTCGGGCCCCGTGTGCTGCATGCAGACCACACCATTACGGTGATCTTAAATGAGTTTGATCGGAGGGAGAGATCATGA